From a region of the Daphnia pulicaria isolate SC F1-1A chromosome 1, SC_F0-13Bv2, whole genome shotgun sequence genome:
- the LOC124335802 gene encoding glycine-rich cell wall structural protein 2-like yields MICLLVSAVAVFSQQVNSQQRPDLDLHQRIKRGDFYGPNGLGAGNGGLGGYGGTYGGLGLTGSSFNPVLFQGAAVAGGFAKEAYNANLASLASADGLLSGGSFGVGYYAGAVANAAAAGAAAGNKHKGGSSLSYGRR; encoded by the exons ATGA TTTGTCTCCTAGTATCTGCTGTTGCCGTTTTCAGCCAGCAAGTCAATTCGCAGCAGAGACCCGACTTGGACTTGCACCAAaga ATCAAACGAGGCGATTTCTATGGACCGAATGGACTGGGAGCTGGAAATGGGGGATTGGGCGGTTATGGTGGCACCTACGGTGGTTTGGGTTTGACCGGAAGTTCGTTCAATCCAGTCCTGTTCCAAGGAGCTGCCGTGGCGGGAGGTTTCGCTAAAGAGGCCTACAATGCCAATTTGGCTTCTTTGGCGTCTGCCGATGGACTTTTAAGCGGAGGATCGTTCGGAGTTGGATATTACGCCGGAGCCGTCGCCAACGCGGCCGCTGCCGGTGCGGCGGCTGGCAACAAACACAAGGGAGGCTCATCTTTGTCCTACGGTCGTCGTTGA